The genomic segment AGAAAGCTGTCGCTGGCAAAGACCATCACGATGCACACGACCAGCAATCCGATGAACGGATAGAACAACGTAGAGCGCTTGAGCGCGGCCCAGGTGAAGCGCACAGGCGCACCAGGTGTGTCGCTACTCACCGTGGAAGTCTTCGGCGAAGAAGAAGGATTAGGCGTGTTCATGGGGTGCTCCAAGGGCGCCGGCAGTGGCATAAGTCATCACGGCGTTCGAGTCGATCGCGTCGCCTTCGAGCATCGCTTCGATGCGTCCCTGCCGGAACACGGCGACGCGGTCGCACATGCCGACGATCTCCGGCAATTCGGATGAGATCATGATGATCGAGTAGCCACGCCCGGTGAGTTCGCGCATCAGCAGATAGATTTCGGCTTTGGCGCCGACGTCGATGCCGCGCGTCGGTTCGTCGAAGATCAGGATGTTGGTGTGGTGATTCAGCCAGCGCGCAATCACGACTTTCTGCTGATTGCCGCCGGAGAGCGTTGCGACTTCGGTGTGCATCGTCGGCGCTTTCACGCCGACGCGTTTCATGATGTCGGCGGTCGCGCGCGCTTCACTGCGCTGGTCGATGAAAAACCGCATCGATCGATATTTACCGAGATTGTTGATCGAGATGTTCTGTTTGATCGAGAAGTCGGTAATCAACCCCTCTGTCTTGCGGCTTTCGGGCAGGATGCCGACGCCCGCGCGCAATGCATCGGCTGGGTCGGACAACTTCGCCGACTCGCCGTTGATGCGAATCTCCTTCACGTAGGCCGGATCCGCGCCGATCACCGCGAGCGCGGTTTCCGTGCGGCCCGAACCGACCAGTCCCGCGAAGCCGAGAATTTCGCCTTCACGCAGCGTGAAACTCAACTCGGGGCTGTCCTTCAGTAATTGCAGCTTCTGAACATCCAGCACAATCTTCGCGTCGGCCCGCAACGGCGGCTTCGGCGGAAAGCTGCTTTCGATCCGGCGTCCCACCATCATCTGCACGAGACGTCCCACGTCGGACTCCGCGACCTCGGTCATGCCGACATACTGGCCGTCGCGCAACACCGTAATGCGGTCGCACACTTCGAAAATTTCTTCGAGATGGTGCGAGATAAAAATCATCGCGACACCCTGTTTTTTCAGGTCGCGCATGATCGCGAACAGATGCTCTGCTTCGGCAGGCGTGAGCGTCGCGGTCGGTTCATCGAGAATCAGAATGCGCGCTTCCAGCGACAACGCCTTGCCGATTTCGACAAACTGCTGCTGCGCGACCGACAGCTCGCGAATCGGTACCGACAGATCGATCGCCACGCCGAGCCGCTGAAAAATCGCCGCCGCCGCGCGCCGCATCTTGCCGCGTTCTAGCAGACCCAAACCGTTCTTCATTTCGCGGCCGAGAAACATGTTCTCCACTGCGTTCAGATATGGAATCAGACTGAACTCCTGAAACACGATGCCGACGCCCGCAGCAACTGCGTCGTGATAGTTCGTGAAGTGACGCGCCTCGCCTTCGATCGTGATCGTGCCTTCGTCCGGCTGATAAATGCCGCACAGGATTTTCATCAGCGTCGATTTGCCCGCGCCGTTTTCACCGAGCAGTGCGTGAATCTCGCCGCGCGCGATTTCCAGGTGAATGCCTTGCAGCGCCTTCACACCCGGAAAGCTCTTGGTGATGTTGTCGAGTTTGAGAATGGTGTCCATCGGGTCCTCCTTTACCACCGGTTGCCATGCGTCAAACGACGCGCGGCAACCGGACTTCGCGTTACCAGCTAAAACCCTTGGCGTTACTCTTGTCGATCATCTTCACGTCGACGGGAATCGCTTTCGGCACATTGGCGCCCCACTTCTTCGCGAGCGCAATGCCGAGTGCAATACGCACCTGGTCAGCCGGAAATTGCGCGGACGTCTCGATGAATTTCGAATTCGGCTTCTGGATCGCGGCGATCGCTTCCGGCGCTCCGTCGACGCTCGTCAGCTTGATGTCCTTACCGGACGATTCGATTGCCGACAACGCGCCCATCGAGCCGCCGTCGTTCACGCTGAAAATACCCTTCAGATTAGGATGCGCCTGAATCATGTTTTCGGTGACGGACAACGCGGTCGCTCGCTCCTGCTTGCCGTTTTGGGTATCCACGAGTTTCACGCCTGGCGCTTTCGCGAGCGCCGCTTTGCAACCGCGTACGCGTTCGAGAATCGGCACCACCGGAATGCCGTCGAGAATCGCGACTTCACCGCTGCCGCCAATCGATTTCGCGAGGTAATCGCAGGCCATTTCGCCCGCATCGTAGTTCTTCGAACCGACGAACGAATCGACCGGGCCGTTCGCGTTTGCGTCGACGGCAACCACAACCACGCCCGCTTTCTTCGCCGACGTCACCGCCGATTGAATGCCGGTCGTGTCGGTCGGATTCACGAGCAGAATGTCGATCTTCTTCTGCAGCATGTCTTCGACATCGCTGACCTGTTTGCTGACATCGTGATGCGCATCGGTGACGACCACCGTCGCGCCGATCGATGCGGCCGCGTCGTTCAACGCCTTCTGCATCGTCACGAAATACGGGTTATTCAACTCCTGGAACGTCATGCCGATTTTCAGCGGCGCGGCTTGCGCGGCGGGCGCGGCAATCAACGAAAGGCCGAATGCGAGCGTCGCGAAAGCCGCCGTGTTGCGCGCGAAACTCGTCAACGTGGCCCGCTGTGAAGGCAGTTGAGGGAATTGCGTCATGGTTTGTCTCCGTTATTAAGGTTGAACGCGTCCCTCACGCTGTCGTGGGACAGCGCGATACGTGTCGAACGCGAGGTGAGATAAAGCGCTTCGGCTACGGGCCAGACGCGCGAACTACGTGGACTACATGAATCAGTTAGTCGCCCGCTGCGCGCCCGTGGCGCGCTTCAGCGGCGGATAGGCAGCGGCAACCGTGGGCGGCAGGCCGGGTGCGAGAACGATGGCCGGTGCATCGTCGATACCCGCGCCGCGCGCGGCGGCTTCTTCGGATGCATCCCGGCTCGCGTCATTCAGTTGCTGATAGCGACGGAATTTCGACGGCGCCATCCCCTTCACCGCAAGGAACTGCCGGTTGAAATTCGACAGGTTATTGAAGCCCGCCTTGAAGCAGATATCGGTGACGCTCAGTTCGTCGTCGGTGAGCAACTGACACGCGAGGTTAATGCGCATCCGGTTCACGTATTGCACGAACGGCAGACCGGTATGCCGGCGAAAATATCGCGAGAAAGCGCTCACGCTCTGGCCCGCGAGTTGCGCAAGATCGGACTCGCGCAGTTCGTTCGCGAGGTTCTTGCCGATATAGGAAAGCGCATGATTGATACGGGTCGATGCAAAGCCCGTCGGGTCCGCCTGATAAGCGGGGCTCGCCAGCGTCTCGCGGTCTTCCGCGTTCATCAGGATGTCGAGCATCGACATGAACAGCGTGAGACGGCGCAATCCGCGCGCGGCCAGCAACTCGTGGAACAGCGGCAGGATCGCCGCGCTGGTCTGCGTACCGAACGACAGCCCGCGCCGTGAATCCGCGAGCAGGGTGTCGACCTGCCGCCACTCGGGAAAGCTGTCGATACAGCTCGACACGAACTCCTGCCCGAATTGCACGACCAGATTGCGCTGCGCAATCGACTCGCCTTCCGGCACGTCGCTGACCCAGTTGTGCGGCAGGTTCGGGCCCATCAGCACGAGATTGCCCGGCGCGAAATTGCTGATGTGATCGCCGACGAACATCTTGCCGGTGGTCGCCACGATCAGATGAATTTCGTATTCCGGATGAAAATGCCAGCGCACCGTCCGGTACGGATAACCATGCGACCACACTTTGAATGATTCGTCGCGGCGTACGGCCACGATCTCGAGATCGGGTTGCACTGTCTGCCTCCATGATGCGGTTCGCCGGGGCGCCGCTGAGCTTCATCTTGTAGAGCGAAAAGTAACCTTCAAACGCGCGATCCACCACTAGAAATGAGACCGCGGACCAATACTTTTTTGCATTCGGGTTACTCCCGACGCGTCGAATGTCAATTTTGGTGCAATGCAATACGCTTAAATGCGCCCATCGATGTACGCCCCATCTGGCGACCGGCGTCGCCGAACCCCGCTGCAAACCCCGCCACGCCGCGCTGCGCCACAAAAAGCCCGTGCACTCGCCTTGACATTCGTTTCAGCGGGTACGATCATTCGCTCACATGCAGAGCAAATGCTCCATCTTAAGAAAAAACGCACGCTCCGTGTCGTGCGAGACATTCAGGAGACGAACATGAACAGCGGGCAAAGCAGCGGCACGGCCGCCCACGTGATCCTGCACATCGGCGCGGGATCGTTTCATCGCGCGCACCAGGCGTGGTATCTGCATCGGCTGAACGAGGCGAAGGTGGCGGGCGAGCCGCACTGGTCGCTCACGGTCGGCAATATTCGCGGCGACATGAACGCCGTGCTCGACGCGCTCGCTGCGCAAAACGGCGTCTATACGCTCGAGACCGTCACGCCTCAGGGCGAGCGCGCTTACGAGACAATCCGCTCGATCGAACGCGTGGTTCCATGGACAGAAAGCCTCGACGGGCTGATCGAAGCCGGCGCCGATCCGGCCTGCAAGATCATCGCGTTCACGGTCACCGAAGGCGGTTATTACCTCGACGAGGAAGACGAACTCGATACCGCGAATGCCGACCTTGCCGCCGATCTGCAAGGCGGCCACACGACGATTTACGGTGCACTCGCGGCGATTCTCGACGCGCGCATGAAGCGCGGCGCGGGTCCGGTCACGCTGCAAACCTGCGACAACCTGCGCAGCAACGGCGAGCGTTTTCACGCGGGCATGAGCGAGTTTCTGGAGCGGCGCGGTGCTGACGAACTCGCGCAATGGTTCGACGACAACACCGCGTGTCCGAGTTCGATGGTCGACCGCATCACGCCGCGCCCTACGCCCGACGTGAGCGAGCGCGTGAAGGCCGCGACCGGTGTCGACGACGCGTGTCCGGTGATGG from the Paraburkholderia fungorum genome contains:
- a CDS encoding ABC transporter substrate-binding protein, whose translation is MTQFPQLPSQRATLTSFARNTAAFATLAFGLSLIAAPAAQAAPLKIGMTFQELNNPYFVTMQKALNDAAASIGATVVVTDAHHDVSKQVSDVEDMLQKKIDILLVNPTDTTGIQSAVTSAKKAGVVVVAVDANANGPVDSFVGSKNYDAGEMACDYLAKSIGGSGEVAILDGIPVVPILERVRGCKAALAKAPGVKLVDTQNGKQERATALSVTENMIQAHPNLKGIFSVNDGGSMGALSAIESSGKDIKLTSVDGAPEAIAAIQKPNSKFIETSAQFPADQVRIALGIALAKKWGANVPKAIPVDVKMIDKSNAKGFSW
- a CDS encoding AraC family transcriptional regulator, encoding MQPDLEIVAVRRDESFKVWSHGYPYRTVRWHFHPEYEIHLIVATTGKMFVGDHISNFAPGNLVLMGPNLPHNWVSDVPEGESIAQRNLVVQFGQEFVSSCIDSFPEWRQVDTLLADSRRGLSFGTQTSAAILPLFHELLAARGLRRLTLFMSMLDILMNAEDRETLASPAYQADPTGFASTRINHALSYIGKNLANELRESDLAQLAGQSVSAFSRYFRRHTGLPFVQYVNRMRINLACQLLTDDELSVTDICFKAGFNNLSNFNRQFLAVKGMAPSKFRRYQQLNDASRDASEEAAARGAGIDDAPAIVLAPGLPPTVAAAYPPLKRATGAQRATN
- a CDS encoding sugar ABC transporter ATP-binding protein, whose amino-acid sequence is MDTILKLDNITKSFPGVKALQGIHLEIARGEIHALLGENGAGKSTLMKILCGIYQPDEGTITIEGEARHFTNYHDAVAAGVGIVFQEFSLIPYLNAVENMFLGREMKNGLGLLERGKMRRAAAAIFQRLGVAIDLSVPIRELSVAQQQFVEIGKALSLEARILILDEPTATLTPAEAEHLFAIMRDLKKQGVAMIFISHHLEEIFEVCDRITVLRDGQYVGMTEVAESDVGRLVQMMVGRRIESSFPPKPPLRADAKIVLDVQKLQLLKDSPELSFTLREGEILGFAGLVGSGRTETALAVIGADPAYVKEIRINGESAKLSDPADALRAGVGILPESRKTEGLITDFSIKQNISINNLGKYRSMRFFIDQRSEARATADIMKRVGVKAPTMHTEVATLSGGNQQKVVIARWLNHHTNILIFDEPTRGIDVGAKAEIYLLMRELTGRGYSIIMISSELPEIVGMCDRVAVFRQGRIEAMLEGDAIDSNAVMTYATAGALGAPHEHA
- the dalD gene encoding D-arabinitol 4-dehydrogenase, with translation MNSGQSSGTAAHVILHIGAGSFHRAHQAWYLHRLNEAKVAGEPHWSLTVGNIRGDMNAVLDALAAQNGVYTLETVTPQGERAYETIRSIERVVPWTESLDGLIEAGADPACKIIAFTVTEGGYYLDEEDELDTANADLAADLQGGHTTIYGALAAILDARMKRGAGPVTLQTCDNLRSNGERFHAGMSEFLERRGADELAQWFDDNTACPSSMVDRITPRPTPDVSERVKAATGVDDACPVMGEAFIQWVIEDRFIAGRPAWEKVGAELVDSVMPYEEAKIRILNATHSCIAWAGTLVGLNYIHEGTLDADIQKFAYDYVSEDVIPCLTPSPLDLERYRDVVLERFGNPYIQDTNQRVAADGFSKLPGFIAPTLSECFERGVTPAATAMLPALFFRFLERWHHGKLPYKYQDGVMDDSVAHAFFAAPDPLKAFAADRSLWGSTAQTPELESALAGALARVDVWLAKRGAA